Proteins from one Oncorhynchus tshawytscha isolate Ot180627B linkage group LG16, Otsh_v2.0, whole genome shotgun sequence genomic window:
- the LOC112216543 gene encoding coiled-coil domain-containing protein 191-like gives MAPWKRRVAMSQANTQLARAHHRQSLLKRCILSWQQVTGESLAQKWASAKQLHQHILLRRSLGNWKRLKDHRMVVEGRADRFWRMHTLRRALIALLDHVTQERMVEWDREQQAQGHSDRRVVRSCFQAWRRYPGWLREERERETRREKLRRRVAEVLPDFRSSPLNCQWVQALL, from the exons ATGGCGCCATGGAAGCGCAGAGTCGCCATGAGCCAAGCCAACACTCAG CTGGCCAGGGCTCATCACAGGCAGTCTCTCCTGAAACGGTGCATCCTGTCCTGGCAGCAAGTAACAGGCGAGTCCCTGGCTCAGAAATGGGCCTCTGCCAAACAACTGCATCAACATATCCTGCTACGGAGGAGCCTGGGCAACTGGAAAAGG CTGAAGGACCACCGCATGGTTGTAGAGGGGCGGGCCGACCGGTTCTGGCGCATGCACACTCTGAGGAGGGCTCTGATCGCGTTACTAGATCACGTGACCCAGGAGAGGATGGTGGAGTGGGACCGGGAGCAGCAGGCTCAGGGACACAGTGATAG GCGGGTGGTGCGGAGTTGTTTCCAGGCCTGGAGACGGTATCCAGGGTGGCtgcgtgaggagagagagagggaaaccaggaGGGAGAAGCTGAGACGCAGAGTGGCAGAGGTCCTACCTGACTTTCGCTCCTCTCCTCTGAACTGTCAATGGGTACAAGCCCTGCTGTGa